Proteins encoded in a region of the Phaenicophaeus curvirostris isolate KB17595 chromosome 20, BPBGC_Pcur_1.0, whole genome shotgun sequence genome:
- the TOR2A gene encoding prosalusin isoform X2, with translation MKGVREFLENRNPVKPLVMSFHGSTGTGKTYVSSMLVRYLFKGGLQSPYVHQFSPIVHFPHAEQVEQYKENLKRWIQGNLTNCGRSAFLFDEMEKMHPGLMDVIIPFLGPSWVVYGSNYRKAIFIFISNTGGEQINEIMLDLWHARKDREEISLQDLKPAISKAAVENPQSGFWKAGIINDRLIDFVVPFLPLKRHHVKQCVISELVQQGFGVRPDVVQEVADSIPYFPEEEKIFSSTGCKTVASRISLFL, from the exons ATGAAGGGAGTGAGAGAGTTCCTGGAGAACCGAAATCCCGTGAAACCCCTTGTGATGTCCTTCCACGGCTCGACGGGAACAGGCAAAACCTACGTGAGCTCCATGCTCGTCCGCTACCTCTTCAAGGGTGGGCTCCAGAGCCCCTACGTTCACCAGTTCTCTCCGATAGTGCACTTCCCCCATGCCGAGCAGGTGGAGCAGTACAAG GAAAACTTGAAGCGCTGGATCCAAGGGAACTTGACAAACTGTGGGCGGTCGGCCTTTCTCTTTGATGAGATGGAGAAGATGCACCCAGGCCTGATGGATGTGATCATCCCCTTCCTGGGACCCTCGTGGGTTGTGTACGGGTCCAACTACCGCAAAGCAATCTTCATCTTCATCAG CAACACAGGAGGGGAGCAGATCAACGAAATTATGCTGGATCTCTGGCATGCGCGCAAGGACCGGGAGGAGATCAGCCTGCAGGACCTGAAGCCAGCCATCTCCAAAGCCGCGGTTGAAAACCCTCAGA GTGGATTCTGGAAAGCCGGGATCATTAATGATCGCCTCATTGACTTTGTTGTGCCCTTCCTCCCACTGAAGCGCCATCACGTAAAGCAATGCGTCATCAGCGAACTTGTCCAGCAAGGCTTCGGAGTACGTCCGGATGTTGTCCAGGAAGTGGCTGACAGCATCCCTTACTTcccagaagaggagaaaatattttcatcaacaGGCTGCAAAACAGTGGCCTCTCGGATCAGTCTTTTCCTCTAG
- the PTRH1 gene encoding peptidyl-tRNA hydrolase yields the protein MQAGLRVMIGLTEGPRGSWQPGRALLPLTGQVAGLGNYSLRGTRHSVGMAVLDRLARQLLVAEGWRVDRRCCADVALAAAHGLELVLLKPRRFMNLNGLSVASAAEIYSLHPEDIYLVHDDLDKALGKVVIKLGGSARGHNGVRSCISALHSNEMTRLRVGIGRPEGDVTVSSYVLAPFSTEEQVRLEPVLAQAVMLLLEHISRRRAPAGEPGDRG from the exons ATGCAGGCGGGGCTGCGCGTTATG atcgGGCTAACAGAGGGGCCAAGGGGCTCTTGGCAGCCCGGCAGAGCCCTGTTGCCACTCACTGGGCAGGTGGCCGGCCTGGGCAACTACAGTCTGCGGGGGACACGGCACAGCGTGGGCATGGCGGTGCTGGATCGGCTGGCGCGGCAGCTGCTGGTGGCCGAGGGCTGGCGAGTGGACAGACGCTGCTGCGCTGACGTGGCCCTGGCTGCGGCTCACGGTCTGGAGCTGGTGCTGCTCAAGCCACGGAGGTTCATGAATCTCAATGGTCTCAGCGTGGCCAGTGCTG CTGAGATCTACAGCCTCCATCCAGAAGACATTTACCTGGTTCACGATGACCTGGACAAGGCCCTGGGCAAGGTGGTGATCAAGCTGGGAGGCAGCGCAAG GGGACACAACGGGGTCCGATCCTGCATCAGTGCTCTACACTCCAAC GAGATGACCCGGCTCAGGGTTGGCATCGGGCGACCAGAGGGTGATGTGACAGTGTCCAGCTATGTCCTGGCTCCATTCAGCACCGAGGAGCAGGTGAGGCTGGAGCCGGTCCTGGCCCAGGCAGTGATGCTCCTGCTGGAGCACATCTCGCGGAGGAGAGCGCCCGCGGGGGAGCCGGGGGACAGGGGCTGA
- the SH2D3C gene encoding SH2 domain-containing protein 3C isoform X2, whose product MTAVGRRFPTLGQGSHHDGLESGSEYVKFSKEKYILDSSPEKLHKELEEELKLSSTDLRSHAWYHGRIPREVSESLVQRNGDFLIRDSLTSLGDYVLTCRWRNEPLHFKINKVTVKSNEGHTRVQYLFEQESFDNVPALVRFYVGNRKAISEQSGAIVYCPINRTFPLRYLEASYGLANGKHGGPHSPTTQKGGHIKRRSITMTDGLTADKITRAEGCPTSVSLPHHRDIIRNCAVSVDQIQDLHSPMSPISENPASPAYSTVTRLKPHPCQAAGISPASPVIRRSSEPQLCPGSNSKPLPDPAHSSHSTPCHGYARASPSPSVNSYSDPDTGHYCQLHPTSPISRDRPARDTKQLPTKSYVERLKVEEGQRGTVENASGEAEAGHRLKGELDFMGFVPPTMETTSSFNPVAFQSLLIPLENKPLEMAVLKKVKELLAEVDVKTLAKHITKVDCLVARILGVTAEMQRLMGVSSGMELLTLPHGHQLRLDLLERFHTMSIMIAVDILGCTGSTEERAALLHKTIQLAAELKSTMGNMFSFAAVMNALEMTQIARLEQTWMVLRQRHTEGAILYEKKLKPFLKSLNEGKEGPPLTNTTFPHVMPLVTLLERDEALPDNPEPWETSDNGVEVVMAHLEAARMVAHHGGLYHTNAEVKLQGFQGRVELLEVFSTEFQLRLLWGSRGAESSQAERYEKFDKVLTALSHKLEPAVRFSEL is encoded by the exons TTCTCCAAGGAGAAATACATCCTTGACTCGTCACCGGAGAAGCTTCACaaggagctggaagaggagctgaAGCTGAGCAGCACTGACCTACGCAGCCACGCTTGGTACCACGGCCGCATCCCCCgggag GTATCAGAAAGCCTCGTGCAGAGGAACGGCGACTTCCTTATCCGCGACTCGCTCACCAGCCTGGGCGACTACGTGCTGACGTGCCGCTGGCGCAACGAGCCCCTCCATTTCAAGATCAACAAGGTGACCGTCAAGTCCAACGAGGGCCATACCCGCGTCCAGTACCTCTTCGAGCAGGAGAGTTTTGACAACGTGCCCGCCCTCGTCCGCTTCTACGTGGGCAACCGCAAGGCCATCTCCGAGCAGAGCGGAGCCATCGTCTACTGCCCCATCAACCGCACCTTCCCCTTGCGCTACCTGGAAGCCAGCTATGGGCTGGCCAACGGGAAGCATGGgggaccccacagccccacCACCCAGAAAGGGGGACACATCAAGAGGAGGAGCATCACCATGACGGACGGCCTGACCGCAGACAAGATCACCAGGGCTGAGGGCTGCCCAACCAG cgtGTCCCTGCCCCACCACAGAGACATCATCCGCAACTGTGCCGTCAGCGTGGACCAGATCCAAGACCTGCACTCCCCGATGTCCCCCATCTCCGAGAACCCAGCATCGCCCGCCTACAGCACAG TCACACGGCTAAAGCCACATCCCTGCCAAGCAGCTGGgatttctccagcctctccgGTTATAAGAAGGTCCAGCGAGCCCCAGCTGTGCCCGGGCAGCAACAGCAAACCCCTGCCAGACCCTGCCCACAGCTCCCACTCGACTCCCTGCCACGGCTACGCCCgtgcctccccttctccctccgtGAACAGCTACAGCGACCCGGACACGGGGCATTACTGCCAGCTCCACCCCACCTCGCCCATCAGCAGAGACCGGCCAGCTCGTGACACCAAGCAGCTGCCAACAAAGAGCTATGTGGAGAGGCTAAAGGTGGAGGAAGGACAGAGAGGGACTGTGGAGAACGCCTCCGGGGAAGCAGAGGCAGGGCACAGGCTGAAAGGAGAGCTGGACTTCATGGGCTTTGTGCCCCCCACCATGGAGACAACCTCCTCCTTCAACCCCGTGGCCTTCCAGTCCCTGCTTATCCCCCTGGAGAACAAACCCCTGGAGATGGCTGTGCTCAAGAAGGTCAAAGAGCTGCTGGCAGAAGTGGACGTGAAGACACTGGCCAAACACATCACCAAAGTGGACTGCCTG GTTGCCCGGATACTGGGTGTGACGGCGGAGATGCAGCGGCTCATGGGGGTGAGCTCCGGGATGGAACTGCTCACCCTGCCCCACGGCCACCAGCTCCGCCTTGACCTGCTGGAACG GTTTCACACCATGTCCATCATGATCGCCGTggacatcctgggctgcacggGCAGCACGGAGGAGCGGGCGGCCCTGCTCCACAAAACCATCCAGTTGGCCGCCGAGTTGAAAAGCACCATGGGGAACATGTTCAGTTTTGCGGCTGTGATGAACGCCTTGGAAATGACACAG ATTGCCCGGCTGGAGCAGACCTGGATGGTGCTGCGGCAGCGGCACACGGAGGGCGCGATCCTCTATGAGAAGAAGCTTAAGCCGTTCCTGAAGAGCCTAAACGAAGGGAAAG AAGGGCCACCACTGACCAACACCACCTTTCCTCACGTCATGCCCCTCGTGACTCTCCTGGAGCGGGACGAGGCTCTCCCAGACAACCCTGAGCCCTGGGAGACCTCCGACAATGGTGTGGAGGTGGTGATGGCCCACCTGGAGGCGGCACGGATGGTGGCCCACCACGGCGGGCTCTACCACACCAACGCCGAAGTGAAGCTGCAGG gtttCCAGGGCAgagtggagctgctggaggtcTTCAGCACCGAGTTCCAGCTGcggctgctgtggggcagccgtggggccGAGAGCAGCCAGGCTGAGCGCTACGAGAAGTTCGACAAGGTCCTGACCGCCCTGTCCCACAAGCTGGAGCCGGCAGTTCGCTTCAGCGAGCTGTAA
- the SH2D3C gene encoding SH2 domain-containing protein 3C isoform X3, with product MTERCSLWSALSAAACCFYRGSFMQVQFSKEKYILDSSPEKLHKELEEELKLSSTDLRSHAWYHGRIPREVSESLVQRNGDFLIRDSLTSLGDYVLTCRWRNEPLHFKINKVTVKSNEGHTRVQYLFEQESFDNVPALVRFYVGNRKAISEQSGAIVYCPINRTFPLRYLEASYGLANGKHGGPHSPTTQKGGHIKRRSITMTDGLTADKITRAEGCPTSVSLPHHRDIIRNCAVSVDQIQDLHSPMSPISENPASPAYSTVTRLKPHPCQAAGISPASPVIRRSSEPQLCPGSNSKPLPDPAHSSHSTPCHGYARASPSPSVNSYSDPDTGHYCQLHPTSPISRDRPARDTKQLPTKSYVERLKVEEGQRGTVENASGEAEAGHRLKGELDFMGFVPPTMETTSSFNPVAFQSLLIPLENKPLEMAVLKKVKELLAEVDVKTLAKHITKVDCLVARILGVTAEMQRLMGVSSGMELLTLPHGHQLRLDLLERFHTMSIMIAVDILGCTGSTEERAALLHKTIQLAAELKSTMGNMFSFAAVMNALEMTQIARLEQTWMVLRQRHTEGAILYEKKLKPFLKSLNEGKEGPPLTNTTFPHVMPLVTLLERDEALPDNPEPWETSDNGVEVVMAHLEAARMVAHHGGLYHTNAEVKLQGFQGRVELLEVFSTEFQLRLLWGSRGAESSQAERYEKFDKVLTALSHKLEPAVRFSEL from the exons TTCTCCAAGGAGAAATACATCCTTGACTCGTCACCGGAGAAGCTTCACaaggagctggaagaggagctgaAGCTGAGCAGCACTGACCTACGCAGCCACGCTTGGTACCACGGCCGCATCCCCCgggag GTATCAGAAAGCCTCGTGCAGAGGAACGGCGACTTCCTTATCCGCGACTCGCTCACCAGCCTGGGCGACTACGTGCTGACGTGCCGCTGGCGCAACGAGCCCCTCCATTTCAAGATCAACAAGGTGACCGTCAAGTCCAACGAGGGCCATACCCGCGTCCAGTACCTCTTCGAGCAGGAGAGTTTTGACAACGTGCCCGCCCTCGTCCGCTTCTACGTGGGCAACCGCAAGGCCATCTCCGAGCAGAGCGGAGCCATCGTCTACTGCCCCATCAACCGCACCTTCCCCTTGCGCTACCTGGAAGCCAGCTATGGGCTGGCCAACGGGAAGCATGGgggaccccacagccccacCACCCAGAAAGGGGGACACATCAAGAGGAGGAGCATCACCATGACGGACGGCCTGACCGCAGACAAGATCACCAGGGCTGAGGGCTGCCCAACCAG cgtGTCCCTGCCCCACCACAGAGACATCATCCGCAACTGTGCCGTCAGCGTGGACCAGATCCAAGACCTGCACTCCCCGATGTCCCCCATCTCCGAGAACCCAGCATCGCCCGCCTACAGCACAG TCACACGGCTAAAGCCACATCCCTGCCAAGCAGCTGGgatttctccagcctctccgGTTATAAGAAGGTCCAGCGAGCCCCAGCTGTGCCCGGGCAGCAACAGCAAACCCCTGCCAGACCCTGCCCACAGCTCCCACTCGACTCCCTGCCACGGCTACGCCCgtgcctccccttctccctccgtGAACAGCTACAGCGACCCGGACACGGGGCATTACTGCCAGCTCCACCCCACCTCGCCCATCAGCAGAGACCGGCCAGCTCGTGACACCAAGCAGCTGCCAACAAAGAGCTATGTGGAGAGGCTAAAGGTGGAGGAAGGACAGAGAGGGACTGTGGAGAACGCCTCCGGGGAAGCAGAGGCAGGGCACAGGCTGAAAGGAGAGCTGGACTTCATGGGCTTTGTGCCCCCCACCATGGAGACAACCTCCTCCTTCAACCCCGTGGCCTTCCAGTCCCTGCTTATCCCCCTGGAGAACAAACCCCTGGAGATGGCTGTGCTCAAGAAGGTCAAAGAGCTGCTGGCAGAAGTGGACGTGAAGACACTGGCCAAACACATCACCAAAGTGGACTGCCTG GTTGCCCGGATACTGGGTGTGACGGCGGAGATGCAGCGGCTCATGGGGGTGAGCTCCGGGATGGAACTGCTCACCCTGCCCCACGGCCACCAGCTCCGCCTTGACCTGCTGGAACG GTTTCACACCATGTCCATCATGATCGCCGTggacatcctgggctgcacggGCAGCACGGAGGAGCGGGCGGCCCTGCTCCACAAAACCATCCAGTTGGCCGCCGAGTTGAAAAGCACCATGGGGAACATGTTCAGTTTTGCGGCTGTGATGAACGCCTTGGAAATGACACAG ATTGCCCGGCTGGAGCAGACCTGGATGGTGCTGCGGCAGCGGCACACGGAGGGCGCGATCCTCTATGAGAAGAAGCTTAAGCCGTTCCTGAAGAGCCTAAACGAAGGGAAAG AAGGGCCACCACTGACCAACACCACCTTTCCTCACGTCATGCCCCTCGTGACTCTCCTGGAGCGGGACGAGGCTCTCCCAGACAACCCTGAGCCCTGGGAGACCTCCGACAATGGTGTGGAGGTGGTGATGGCCCACCTGGAGGCGGCACGGATGGTGGCCCACCACGGCGGGCTCTACCACACCAACGCCGAAGTGAAGCTGCAGG gtttCCAGGGCAgagtggagctgctggaggtcTTCAGCACCGAGTTCCAGCTGcggctgctgtggggcagccgtggggccGAGAGCAGCCAGGCTGAGCGCTACGAGAAGTTCGACAAGGTCCTGACCGCCCTGTCCCACAAGCTGGAGCCGGCAGTTCGCTTCAGCGAGCTGTAA
- the TOR2A gene encoding prosalusin isoform X1, with protein MALAPALVLLLLAAARPAAAAWDLRELRCGFSADCECGFEPDPRGLECDLAVNLVGQPLVRQQVMKGVREFLENRNPVKPLVMSFHGSTGTGKTYVSSMLVRYLFKGGLQSPYVHQFSPIVHFPHAEQVEQYKENLKRWIQGNLTNCGRSAFLFDEMEKMHPGLMDVIIPFLGPSWVVYGSNYRKAIFIFISNTGGEQINEIMLDLWHARKDREEISLQDLKPAISKAAVENPQSGFWKAGIINDRLIDFVVPFLPLKRHHVKQCVISELVQQGFGVRPDVVQEVADSIPYFPEEEKIFSSTGCKTVASRISLFL; from the exons ATGGCGCTGGCCCCGgcgctggtgctgctgctgctggcggccgcccgccccgccgccgccgcctggGACCTGCGGGAGCTGCGCTGCGGCTTCTCGGCGGACTGCGAGTGCGGCTTCGAGCCCGACCCGCGCG GTTTGGAGTGCGACCTGGCTGTGAACCTGGTGGGGCAGCCCCTGGTGAGGCAGCAGGTGATGAAGGGAGTGAGAGAGTTCCTGGAGAACCGAAATCCCGTGAAACCCCTTGTGATGTCCTTCCACGGCTCGACGGGAACAGGCAAAACCTACGTGAGCTCCATGCTCGTCCGCTACCTCTTCAAGGGTGGGCTCCAGAGCCCCTACGTTCACCAGTTCTCTCCGATAGTGCACTTCCCCCATGCCGAGCAGGTGGAGCAGTACAAG GAAAACTTGAAGCGCTGGATCCAAGGGAACTTGACAAACTGTGGGCGGTCGGCCTTTCTCTTTGATGAGATGGAGAAGATGCACCCAGGCCTGATGGATGTGATCATCCCCTTCCTGGGACCCTCGTGGGTTGTGTACGGGTCCAACTACCGCAAAGCAATCTTCATCTTCATCAG CAACACAGGAGGGGAGCAGATCAACGAAATTATGCTGGATCTCTGGCATGCGCGCAAGGACCGGGAGGAGATCAGCCTGCAGGACCTGAAGCCAGCCATCTCCAAAGCCGCGGTTGAAAACCCTCAGA GTGGATTCTGGAAAGCCGGGATCATTAATGATCGCCTCATTGACTTTGTTGTGCCCTTCCTCCCACTGAAGCGCCATCACGTAAAGCAATGCGTCATCAGCGAACTTGTCCAGCAAGGCTTCGGAGTACGTCCGGATGTTGTCCAGGAAGTGGCTGACAGCATCCCTTACTTcccagaagaggagaaaatattttcatcaacaGGCTGCAAAACAGTGGCCTCTCGGATCAGTCTTTTCCTCTAG